A stretch of the Mobula hypostoma chromosome 19, sMobHyp1.1, whole genome shotgun sequence genome encodes the following:
- the LOC134359121 gene encoding equilibrative nucleobase transporter 1-like: MGLLGRKAKWRLTFATGLVECLGFSGVIAGWPSLVYVLKEDQYFAELCETARNSSRSSAPNDTLGCILQEERFTLIFTIATAIKNIAAIVNGCLLDYCGTMATRFVAISLYTAATLLIAFSTAASAMLLFPGVCFLGVGGLMLLITNIQVGNLFGKNRSTVIALYMGACDSSPVVLELVKLLYEAAFSLRSIFFFMSCLSFLHIIRTIFLMPWTHIPYPLPQGYTYGATCEMCKLIRFFSEERFTDWSRSIPGTAGAGSERMQETEGLTGQERKEEGRTTEDFGEKSEETEVGGRSRTKSQRDLGNRHGTGYGNTRPNGIKGLVARDNEEQISSFWSCLFSRLWLMHLLWLSLIQLRNLLFIGTLNPTLNLLAGRDPGKVSRYTNAFAFAQLCALFCAPCNGLILDRHKRRGRRLDSVADMQSMVLSLTVTATLSVLFSICAAIPVLEVQYLTFVIQVFLSTFLYGSDAAFIAIAFPPCHFGKLYGTTQALAGLFSLLQYPCFILVKENLQGNPLYVNIAFIALMTLAFAHPLNVQLLWRRETLMRTGRSSMSVEWEDTYPLMEDNWSPGDREMGAQSEGSVQSIGEREGSEEEQVWDPWVLVGKDLEKPQTASAESDIFSSITMNTGAPPQPDIR; encoded by the exons ATGGGACTGCTTGGCCGGAAGGCTAAGTGGCGTCTGACATTTGCCACCGGCCTTGTCGAATGTCTTGGTTTCTCAGGCGTGATTGCGGGTTGGCCATCGCTAGTATATGTGCTGAAAGAGGATCAGTACTTCGCCGAGCTCTGTGAGACGGCGCGCAACTCCAGCCGTAGCTCGGCACCAAATGACACCT TGGGCTGCATTCTGCAGGAGGAGCGTTTTACGCTTATCTTCACAATTGCCACAGCCATCAAAAACATTGCCGCGATCGTCAACGGCTGTCTGCTCGACTACTGTGGTACGATGGCGACTAGATTCGTTGCCAT ATCCCTTTACACTGCGGCCACGCTGCTGATCGCCTTCTCCACTGCTG CATCGGCAATGCTCTTGTTTCCTGGTGTCTGCTTTCTTGGAGTGGGCGGATTAATGCTACTGATCACCAATATTCAG GTTGGAAACCTATTTGGAAAAAATCGTTCTACAGTTATCGCGCTGTACATGGGAGCTTGCGATTCATCACCAGTCGTACTCGAGCTAGTGAAG TTGTTGTATGAAGCTGCTTTCTCTCTGAGATCCATCTTCTTCTTCATGAGCTGCCTGAGCTTTCTACACATCATCCGCACTATATTCCTGATGCCTTGGACACACATCCCCTATCCGTTACCACAGGGCTATACCTACGG GGCGACTTGTGAGATGTGTAAATTGATCCGATTCTTCTCCGAAGAGCGGTTCACCGACTGGAGCCGCTCCATCCCGGGAACGGCCGGGGCGGGCAGCGAGAGGATGCAGGAGACTGAAGGGCTcactggacaggaaaggaaagaggagggacGAACGACTGAAGACTTTGGAGAAAAAAGCGAAGAGACAGAGGTCGGAGGGAGAAGCAGAACGAAGTCCCAAAGAGACTTAGGAAACAGACATGGAACTGGTTATGGGAATACTCGGCCCAATGGGATAAAAG GCCTGGTGGCCAGAGACAACGAGGAGCAGATTTCCTCCTTCTGGAGTTGCCTCTTCTCCCGGCTTTGGCTCATGCACCTGCTCTGGCTCTCGCTTATCCAGCTGCGGAATTTACTGTTTATCGGGACCCTGAATCCGACGCTGAACCTGCTGGCGGGCAGGGATCCCGGGAAAG TCAGCAGGTATACAAATGCCTTCGCCTTCGCCCAGTTGTGTGCCCTTTTCTGTGCTCCCTGTAACGGGCTGATTCTGGACCGACACAAACGGAGAGGTCGGAGGTTGGATTCAGTCGCAG ACATGCAGTCAATGGTGCTCTCTCTCACCGTGACCGCCACACTCTCCGTCCTCTTCTCTATCTGCGCCGCCATCCCAGTACTGGAAGTGCAGTACCTGACTTTCGTCATACAGGTGTTCCTTTCAACATTCCTCTACGGAAGCGACGCCGCATTCATCGCTATCGC CTTTCCCCCATGTCATTTCGGGAAGCTCTACGGAACCACGCAGGCTCTGGCTGGACTGTTCTCTCTCCTCCAGTATCCTTGTTTCATCCTCGTCAAGGAAAACTTGCAGGGCAACCCATTGTAC GTGAACATCGCGTTTATTGCGTTAATGACGCTggcctttgcccatcctctgaatGTCCAGCTTTTGTGGAGACGGGAGACATTGATGAGGACTGGAAGAAGCAGCATGTCCGTGGAATGGGAAGATACCTACCCACTCATGGAAGACAATTGGAGTCCTGGGGATAGAGAGATGGGGGCTCAATCAGAGGGTTCAGTGCAGAGCATTGGGGAGCGGGAAGGATCGGAAGAGGAGCAAGTGTGGGATCCGTGGGTGCTTGTGGGGAAGGATCTTG